The Daphnia magna isolate NIES linkage group LG3, ASM2063170v1.1, whole genome shotgun sequence genomic interval GTACCAATGTCAATAGCCGGTTCCATAGAATCACGCGAGTATACGACATCAGAAGATGGCAACGGCTGCGTGGGTTCGATAGTCAACTTGGAGATTGAGCTAGATTCAAGAAGTGAAGACTGAAGCTGATTTTCGTCAGTAACTTCACTATCTCTTTTAAAACGGAATAAGGCTGAAGGATTCTGTGACGACAGGGTTGATGTCACTGTTTGGATCTCCGTCACAACTAGAGTTGAGCTGGAGTAAATGGTGGTTGGCAGTTTCCTGTTCCTAAACATCACCTATATTACAGTCCATGAAGCAGTAATAATTAATCCACtcgacaaataaaaaagctTTTTTGATGGGTAGTTTTTCGTACATTGACAATGGTAGAGAAGAGCTGCGTGACCGTGGATACGGCAGTGGAAGTAATCACCGTTGTCGGACTTGTGGTAGTCGGATTTATATTGAAAAGACGATTGATATTCTCCATTAAAGGATTCTGGGTTGTTGTCATCATAGAAGATAATAGCACTCGAAGTAGCAGCCGGTTGAGCAGATCATTTTGTTGGCAATTGGTGGCATTGGCTGGTGGAGTAGAAAATCCTGATATAAAACCGTATCGAGGTTGGCTAAAcgatttaaaataaactaacCTTCCACTGCATTGCCATTGACATCAGCCAATGGTGAAGCTTAATGTTGACGCATCAAATGACATGAAAGACGAAACATACTTGTTAGTTAAAAATAGTTTGAAAAAAGCATTTTGGCAAAGAAAACTAACCTGTCATAGCGTTACTTCTGAATTCAGTCATCGGGTTACcttcaaaaaatagaaacatgCAAGTAAGTTTTAAAAGTTTCTAACTTACCTTcaaaaaattggcaaaaaaagcAACTTACCTGTCACAATGTTGTCATCGACATCGATCGATGGTTTACCTTCGGTTACGAGGCTAggattttctttgtctttagGGATATCTTCTTCAATAAAGGTTTCCTTGTCAGTAAACCTTTCTTCGACTTTCGGTTTCACTTCGAAGGTTGGCTTTGGTCTGTCTTCGGCTTTAGGTTTAACAGTGAATCTTGGCTTGGACTCGACATTAGGTTTAGGTTCGACTCTAATAGGTTTAGCTTCCACCCTAGTTTCTCTAGGTTTAGCTACGAATCTTGGTTTAGCTTCTGAGTTAGGTTTAGCTTGGACATTAGGTTTGGGTTCGATTCTAATGTCTCTAGATTTAGAGGTAAATCTTGGCTTAGCTTCGCTATTGGGCTTAGCGTCAACTCTTCTACTACTTCTAGCCTCGGCGCCTCCTCTAGATCTAATTCTAGATGCCTCGCCGAAATTAGCATTGCCATTAAATGTGATCTCACCTCTGGAAACAGCTCTAGTCCTTTGCCGGTCAGATTGCGCCAAAACAATCACAAGTGACGAAACAACGATTAAGATGGCGGTTAGTTTCATAATGGTTGATGAATAGAAATAATCCGGTTAGTCGGCAAGGCAGTAAAACACACAGAGCACCTATTTCACTTTAAATGGACGCGACTGTTCGTGACCAAGCACGGAGAATGACAAACAATCAAATGACCGAGACGCACACAGATCTGCCAGCTAAATCCTATATAGTGAAAGTAGACTAAGCTAACGCCTATGGCTTCTTGGGACGAAGACCTCCTCGGTATGGAAAGTTCGGCATTTGCTTTACccaaggtttttttgttttactattCTTTTGTCTGTTGCGgtataacgaaaaaaaaagggcatcTCTGTTACCTCCCTTCACGCTGCCAAGGCCATACAATTCAAAACGCCAAGGCCGATCTTTCTACTATCGTGAGATCCCTAATCACATAGTCGTAACGATCGTGACCATATGCAAAAACTGCATCGTCGCAATAAGAGACCGAGATGCATAAATCAGAGAAGCAAGAGAGACAACATGGAAGTGATAGAGAATGACGGAAAAGCAAAAACAGAACGAAGACTCGCCTTCGCCTAGGGATCAAGTGATATATGCACAACCTTCTGAACTGTTAAGACGCACGTAACATTACCAAGAGAATgagcgtttttttttggttttttttttttaatagatgTCCAAAGAATCACGCGTATTCCTTATTAGTTGCTGCTGAGCGCTGATTATACGCCCTAGCCGCAGGCAACTATGCAAACAAGTTATGAACTGATTGAGAGTAAAGAAGTCAGACACGGAAGAGAATACTTCACGGACATGAAATAAGGTCATACGTGATGTTGAATCTCTCTGCAATCTCCTTTTTCTGAATCAAGGCATatcaaacacacaaaaaaaacaatgtttGAAAAATCGAAAGCGTTGGTTATCAGTAAAAACAATCAACAATCAGATATAGTCGAGTGGTGTGATAATTTAGAAATGACAATGGCTACTTCGTTACCGAATTATTCAAGAGATGGGTGTGTCTCGCTATCGAAGGTCACGAAACTTTATTTCCAGAGAAGACTCTTTGAAAACCAATAAGCTCCTTATTAAGCTTCCCGTGCGGTTGCTCTGGTTACTGAGACATAATAATAAGCATTgctaaaaaaatgaaatgcgtTTCTTAACGAAAAAAACGTGCCTTCACATGGATTTTACCGTTACATTAACCTACATAAAAATTGGTCTTTTGAACTGTTTGCGTcgttctcataaaaaaaaaaaattacacgaGGGCATTCCCACGCTCAGACCGGATGAGCCAATTTCGTTCTGCGAAATTACATCTCCATGCGCCTAATAACTGTCGGAATTCCATCCACATGATAATTTCCCAACCGAGGATAGAActggcgaaaaaaaaaatccgatcAAAGTGGGAGTAACGTAGTTTCAAGGAGCACAGGTTACATGAGGGGCGTAGACTTAGGGACATTCTCCGATTCCGTTTACGAGTAAACAACAATGACCGAAACACTGGTTCTGCTAGAATTTTCACCcagaaaattacaaaaagaaattaaatcaCGATAAGCGGTGTAGGTCAAACGTTACATATCTTAAAGACATTGATTCTTTTGGCGGTATTTAGATGCGTAATTAAAATGCCATGCTGTAatagagtgtgtgtgtgtgtagcaaTATCCATGTAATTCGTTACAAGGTTGGGCTCGAACCTGATAAACCAAAGCTTAACAGATAATGGTTACACGTAGAGACTTGTTAACCCACCGTTATCGAAAAGAAGTAAAGTACGAACACGTTTCTAGATGCTGCAAATCCATACGTTGCTAATCGAAAATGGCTATCTATTATTTTGGATATGCGAGTATCAtcaacataaaaaagaaaaacgattaAAATCGAAAGCGTTGGTCAATTTCAACCTcattctattcttttttttttttttttcgtttaaccACAATTTAGCTGCATGGAAAAATGTTTACTAATGGGCGTCACAGTCTCACCAAATAATCGCTCAAATAATGGTTAGGTAGCCCATTATGACCAAATTTAATTTGAGAAGTGTCAATAGTTGCCAGTCATTGCTCTCAAACAACGAATATTGGAAACCAAAATTATTCTTTTCCATGCAACCGCAGTTTGAAAGCAAACTCCAACGCCACCCCAATTTCGGCAAGAGAATACCACGTCTACAACAACACTACACAATTGCCCCCCTCACATTTCTTCATTGTTTTGTCGACATTTTTGTAAACCTGTCTTGCGTCAAGCCtcacaagaaaaacaagatccttgcctctttttttttttcgagcgACGACAAGCGGGGAAAGTTTTCCTTTATATCGAAATCTAAATACAAATAATGTGGCCTGCTTTTTCCATGATGAAGCACTGGCCCAGCTATGAAATACTCTTGTTCCCCCACCATAAAGCCATATTAGACAAGAAATTTCAAAGGTTTtctattcatttcttttcttgataATCAAAGCAGGAAATCGAGATGAAATCGAAAATCGTTGTAAGCTCGATTGATTTACGATTAAGGTCGATTGTTTGAAACAAAGGCTTACTTATGTACCCAATTCTGAGAACAGATCGTGCAATCACGTTTTATGGACTACAACTGGCTGTTAACAGGTCGCACCAACAAAGCAGGGAAGTCGCACAGTATTGTTCTAGGTAAATTAGATCAGGTGACTGCCATGAAAGTGGCAATAAATAACATCACCAGAGCAGCCATAAATAGCTGAAGCAAGGATTTTCTCATAATAAATGTGTCACAAATGTTTGGAAGCTCAGCTTAGCTCCTTGACAACCGAAAGCGTGTAGGTGACAACGTATAAAGCAATGTGCCCTTACCTGTAACGGACGTCACTTAAAATTCTTGTTGAAGGTCGAGAAAAGACAATATGACGTAACAGTGAGACATGCACGACATCGCATCGCCACAAGTGCAAAGACATCGATACTGAGCCGATTGCTCGATCCCCCACCTACAACAAAcgtaaatcaaaatcatgatAAGAGACCATTCGTAACATATATCGCTGTACACAACAATAACAGGGCATTCTTTATttgccaagaaaaaaaaaattatgactCACATTTTCTCACCATCCCACGACAGCATtttcttgaaaagaaaaagtaatttgGTGGGAACTTCCCATTGGGAAGTAACGCTCGAGGCTC includes:
- the LOC116918914 gene encoding uncharacterized protein LOC116918914 — its product is MKLTAILIVVSSLVIVLAQSDRQRTRAVSRGEITFNGNANFGEASRIRSRGGAEARSSRRVDAKPNSEAKPRFTSKSRDIRIEPKPNVQAKPNSEAKPRFVAKPRETRVEAKPIRVEPKPNVESKPRFTVKPKAEDRPKPTFEVKPKVEERFTDKETFIEEDIPKDKENPSLVTEGKPSIDVDDNIVTGNPMTEFRSNAMTASPLADVNGNAVEANATNCQQNDLLNRLLLRVLLSSMMTTTQNPLMENINRLFNINPTTTSPTTVITSTAVSTVTQLFSTIVNVMFRNRKLPTTIYSSSTLVVTEIQTVTSTLSSQNPSALFRFKRDSEVTDENQLQSSLLESSSISKLTIEPTQPLPSSDVVYSRDSMEPAIDIDRLMTALNHPEIRDAWNRFLQVLSRFLE